From the genome of Deinococcus sp. JMULE3, one region includes:
- a CDS encoding DNA topoisomerase IB yields the protein MTSRTQILAEEYLRREGNDPKKFKYFWPDGTPYREKAGIERIAKLAVPPAYEDVYVSPDPDAELQAFGRDAAGRLQYRYHPDFVQAGALKKWQRLTRFAGALGTLKTVTAGDLRAQGLPPRKVTALMTRLLHVARFRVGNDIYAQQHKTYGLSTLRQRHVKVEGNTVTFHFKGKHGITQHKATTDRTLATNIGRLLDLPGPWLFQTVDAEGTRRRVRSGELNAYLREVIGPFTAKDFRTWGGTLLAAEYLAEAGVADTEKQARQTLVDCVKYVAADLGNTPAVTRSSYICPVIFDRYLEGKILDDYEPRATKGESDLGGLTRSEAALKRLLESEKTLRTRRRKAA from the coding sequence ATGACCTCCCGCACCCAGATCCTCGCCGAGGAGTACCTGCGCCGCGAGGGCAACGATCCCAAGAAGTTCAAATACTTCTGGCCGGACGGCACCCCCTACCGCGAGAAGGCGGGCATCGAACGCATCGCGAAGCTCGCCGTGCCCCCCGCCTACGAGGACGTGTACGTCAGCCCCGACCCGGACGCCGAACTTCAGGCCTTCGGGCGCGACGCCGCCGGACGCCTCCAGTACCGCTACCACCCGGACTTCGTGCAGGCGGGCGCGCTGAAAAAATGGCAGCGCCTCACCCGCTTCGCCGGAGCACTCGGCACCCTCAAGACCGTCACGGCAGGCGACCTGCGCGCCCAGGGCCTCCCACCCCGCAAGGTCACGGCCCTCATGACCCGCCTGCTGCACGTCGCCCGTTTCCGCGTCGGCAACGACATCTACGCCCAGCAGCACAAAACCTACGGCCTCAGCACCCTCCGCCAGCGGCACGTGAAAGTCGAGGGGAACACCGTCACCTTCCACTTCAAGGGCAAGCACGGCATCACGCAGCACAAGGCCACCACCGACCGCACCCTCGCCACGAACATCGGCCGCCTGCTCGACCTGCCCGGCCCCTGGCTGTTCCAGACCGTAGATGCCGAAGGCACCCGCAGGCGCGTCCGCAGCGGCGAACTCAATGCGTACCTCAGGGAAGTCATCGGTCCGTTCACCGCCAAGGACTTCCGCACCTGGGGCGGCACCCTCCTCGCCGCCGAATACCTCGCCGAGGCGGGCGTCGCCGACACCGAGAAACAGGCCCGGCAGACCCTCGTCGACTGCGTCAAATACGTGGCCGCCGACCTCGGCAACACGCCCGCCGTCACCCGCAGCTCCTACATCTGCCCCGTCATCTTTGACCGCTACCTGGAAGGCAAGATCCTCGACGACTACGAACCCCGCGCCACGAAGGGCGAGAGCGACCTGGGCGGCCTGACCCGCAGCGAAGCCGCACTCAAACGCCTGCTGGAAAGCGAAAAAACGCTGAGGACGAGGCGGAGGAAGGCGGCGTAG
- the ung gene encoding uracil-DNA glycosylase, whose amino-acid sequence MLGGTQLVWFKKDLRVHDHAPLAQAAGRGPILPVFIYEPEQLTHEEFAGHHLTYLNESLRELDAALRALGTPLVVRVGEAVAVLDELREAHGVTAVWAHEETGNGVSYQRDRRVRAWARARGLPMTELPQNGVIRRMRNRDGWAATWEERLGAPQVAAPAQLRGVDADPGGLRTHAELGVPASAKTIPPGGRAAALDTLDSFLTARGVNYMREMSSPLSAEASCSRLSAPLAFGTISLREVLQATRQRLATVKGDPGADPRWVRSLRSYESRLHWHCHFMQRLESQPDMEFRTLNRALDGLREHEWNQDFFDRWQHGQTGYPLIDACMRMLRETGWLNFRMRALLVSFATQHLWLHWRQPGLFLAREWLDNEPGIHWSQMQMQSSTVGINRVRIYSPTRQAREQDPDGVFIRRWLPELADVPTDFIHAPWEWSGAGRLSYPPPIVNEQEAGRRARARISAARASPAFEAEARRIYVKHGSRKKADLRAERKAQGLPDKHPPSRRSAAVKRTIMSDQPDLFGLAPAAPKAIVPSGLPDDWQQALHGEFSAPYFHELKDFLIEERRAGNVFPPAPDVFNALRFTPLDEVKVLILGQDPYHRPGQAHGLSFSVRPGVTIPPSLRNIYKELTADLPGFTAPRHGYLKGWAEQGILLLNAVLTVREGQANSHANKGWEHFTDAVIRTVNDKPDRVVFVLWGAYARKKKKLITAPQHVIIESAHPSPLSEAKFFGSRPFSQVNAALEEAGLTPIDWQLPMQVTE is encoded by the coding sequence ATGCTCGGCGGGACTCAACTCGTGTGGTTCAAGAAGGACCTGCGCGTGCACGACCACGCGCCCCTCGCGCAGGCCGCCGGGCGCGGACCGATCCTGCCGGTGTTCATCTACGAGCCCGAACAGCTGACCCATGAGGAGTTCGCCGGGCACCACCTGACGTACCTGAACGAGTCCCTGCGCGAACTGGACGCAGCCCTGCGGGCGCTGGGCACCCCGCTGGTCGTGCGGGTGGGCGAGGCGGTGGCTGTGCTCGACGAGCTGCGCGAAGCCCACGGCGTGACGGCCGTGTGGGCGCACGAGGAGACCGGCAACGGCGTGAGCTACCAGCGCGACCGCCGGGTGCGGGCCTGGGCGCGGGCGCGTGGGCTGCCCATGACCGAACTGCCGCAGAACGGCGTGATCCGCCGCATGAGGAACCGCGACGGCTGGGCCGCCACCTGGGAGGAACGCCTGGGTGCCCCGCAGGTCGCCGCGCCCGCGCAGCTGAGGGGCGTGGACGCCGACCCCGGCGGCCTGCGCACCCACGCCGAACTGGGCGTGCCCGCCAGCGCGAAGACCATCCCGCCGGGGGGCCGCGCCGCCGCGCTGGACACGCTGGACTCGTTCCTGACGGCGCGCGGCGTGAACTACATGCGCGAGATGAGCAGCCCCCTGAGCGCCGAGGCCAGCTGCTCGCGTCTGAGTGCGCCACTGGCCTTCGGAACGATCTCGCTGCGGGAGGTGCTTCAGGCAACCCGGCAGCGCCTCGCCACCGTCAAGGGCGACCCCGGGGCCGACCCGCGCTGGGTGCGGTCCCTGCGGTCGTACGAGTCGCGGCTGCACTGGCACTGTCACTTCATGCAGCGCCTGGAAAGCCAGCCAGATATGGAATTCCGCACCCTGAACCGCGCCCTGGACGGCCTGCGCGAACACGAATGGAATCAGGACTTCTTCGACCGCTGGCAGCACGGGCAGACCGGCTACCCCCTGATCGACGCCTGCATGCGGATGCTGCGCGAGACCGGGTGGCTGAACTTCCGCATGCGCGCCCTGCTGGTCAGTTTCGCCACGCAGCACCTCTGGCTGCACTGGCGCCAGCCCGGGCTGTTCCTGGCGCGCGAGTGGCTGGACAACGAACCCGGCATCCACTGGTCCCAGATGCAGATGCAGAGCAGCACGGTCGGCATCAACCGCGTGCGCATCTACTCCCCGACCCGGCAGGCGCGCGAACAGGACCCGGACGGGGTGTTCATCCGTCGCTGGCTGCCGGAACTCGCGGACGTGCCCACCGACTTCATCCACGCCCCCTGGGAGTGGAGCGGCGCCGGACGCCTGAGCTACCCGCCGCCCATCGTGAACGAACAGGAGGCCGGACGCCGCGCCCGCGCCCGCATCAGTGCCGCCCGCGCCAGCCCGGCCTTCGAGGCCGAGGCCCGCCGCATCTACGTGAAGCACGGCAGCCGCAAGAAGGCGGACCTGCGCGCCGAAAGGAAAGCTCAGGGTCTGCCCGACAAACACCCACCCTCCCGGCGGTCCGCTGCCGTAAAAAGGACCATCATGAGCGACCAACCCGATCTGTTCGGCCTCGCCCCGGCCGCCCCGAAGGCCATCGTGCCCAGCGGCCTGCCTGACGACTGGCAGCAGGCCCTGCACGGCGAGTTCAGCGCCCCGTACTTCCACGAACTGAAGGACTTCCTGATAGAGGAACGCCGCGCCGGCAACGTGTTCCCGCCCGCGCCGGACGTGTTCAACGCGCTGCGCTTCACGCCGCTGGACGAGGTGAAGGTCCTGATCCTGGGCCAGGACCCGTACCACCGCCCCGGTCAGGCGCACGGCCTGAGCTTCAGCGTCCGCCCCGGCGTGACCATCCCCCCCAGCCTGCGGAACATCTACAAGGAACTGACCGCCGACCTGCCCGGCTTCACCGCCCCCCGCCACGGCTACCTGAAAGGTTGGGCCGAGCAGGGCATCCTGCTGCTGAACGCCGTCCTGACCGTCCGCGAGGGGCAGGCGAACAGCCACGCCAACAAGGGCTGGGAGCACTTCACGGACGCCGTCATCCGCACCGTGAACGACAAACCCGATCGGGTCGTGTTCGTCCTGTGGGGCGCGTACGCCCGCAAGAAGAAGAAACTCATCACCGCACCCCAGCACGTCATCATCGAGTCCGCGCACCCCAGCCCGCTGAGCGAGGCGAAATTCTTCGGCAGTCGCCCCTTCAGCCAGGTGAACGCCGCGCTGGAAGAGGCGGGCCTGACGCCCATCGACTGGCAACTGCCCATGCAGGTCACGGAATGA
- a CDS encoding DUF11 domain-containing protein: MHTLTTLRRLLPLAALSSLSLAAATTCTATTPWVQSFNSNASLGSIQNHTYVTDVNTVTNNAGKYTFWNSIDHTGNGGYALYLNVANFENKNGALLTTPRVLFQQTVTVPAGSKVTYQNYARTHANTPSQLRYEFTDPASSTLLASMNGSVLTTGYTLQKVPEFTAPGTQVTVKVLTLKDGVNGDANVLKLDDLKLSCVPQTQLTITKGSNGPWTVGQSGATYTLTVKNSGSATTSGAVTVKDQLPAGISAPASFTPATGWTCTTSGSAVTCTGTPNLSAGSSVALTVPVTVGSGAVGTITNRASVGGGGDPDPIPDPASCTTTGGQCAATTTTVTTPTPPAVTGTCTVSTPFRQTFDTNASSGEIRNHTYRSDPNTVTATDGTYTFWRDIDRTGNGGYALYMNIANFEGKNGGALTTPGLLYEQKINVPAGSELTYSNWVRSHSSTATQLRYVFRDAGGALLKQFDGAVAGTGYTQQTVPTFTVSGTQVTLQILTLKDGTSADTNVLKLDDLNLACPVPPRPSLTITKTSNGPWTVGQTGATYTLTVKNGSAVNSTGTVTVKDQLPSGISAPASFTPATGWSCTTSGSAVTCTGTPNLNAGSSVALTVPVTVGVGAVGTITNRASVGGGGDPDPIPDPGTCTTTGGQCATTTTTVTTPAPAPVCSKVYALNIAPGGNNLNGVTINELDVTTNTVGAQIAALSDSLSTSPRSATLGISPDAKRFFVATDDNRLQVYDTSLKAWYSGGTFSGVSGRLVRMAVTSTGVGYAMDGTGNIWSFTTASSSGYVVTPLGLLTSTSSGAPSFRDNGDFFADSSGKLYMISAVTGSTSIDLWLITPAASSASAEYLGSFSNPAQDSQFAGIAAAPSGIYARDNLGRLVKLDLVNVTYTPVGTASLGSTDLASCTYPVLAPSLNAVKSVTKVAGTSGDKVQPGDTLEYRVVIRNSGTLPAGGVTFSDALPAGTTYVPGSARVNGATTTVTNGSSTSLSGAYPFAQPVGICSGPTTPCTTQVLRIDSTPGTLDNEAVVTFRVTVNLPASYPADVRNTALIRFTGGPNGGVPSNEVVTPVYQPAKLTVVKTVQNVTAGGPVGTTGEGNPGDVLEYCIATTNVGGLNATNITFSDVVPANTAFQVGGFAAGQDIKVTTPAGTVYYTAAADGDAGLLSGGKVTVQAGSFVLAPAQTVTFCFRASIQ; this comes from the coding sequence ATGCACACCCTGACCACCCTGCGGCGCCTGCTGCCGCTGGCCGCCCTGTCCAGCCTGAGTCTCGCCGCCGCCACCACCTGCACCGCCACCACACCGTGGGTGCAGAGCTTCAACAGCAACGCCAGCCTGGGCAGCATCCAGAACCACACGTACGTCACGGACGTGAACACCGTGACGAACAACGCCGGGAAGTACACCTTCTGGAACAGCATTGACCACACCGGGAACGGCGGGTACGCGCTGTACCTGAACGTCGCGAACTTCGAGAACAAGAACGGCGCGCTGCTGACCACGCCCCGCGTGCTGTTCCAGCAGACCGTGACCGTCCCGGCCGGATCGAAGGTCACCTACCAGAACTACGCCCGCACGCACGCCAATACCCCCTCGCAACTGCGCTACGAGTTCACGGACCCCGCCAGTAGCACCCTGCTGGCCAGCATGAACGGCAGCGTCCTGACCACCGGGTACACCCTCCAGAAGGTCCCGGAGTTCACGGCGCCCGGCACGCAGGTCACCGTGAAGGTCCTGACCCTGAAAGACGGCGTGAACGGCGACGCGAACGTCCTGAAACTCGACGACCTGAAACTCAGCTGCGTGCCGCAGACCCAGCTGACCATCACCAAGGGCAGCAACGGCCCCTGGACGGTCGGCCAGAGCGGCGCCACCTACACCCTGACCGTGAAGAACAGCGGGAGCGCCACCACCTCCGGCGCGGTGACCGTGAAGGATCAGCTGCCCGCCGGGATCAGCGCCCCCGCCAGCTTCACGCCCGCGACGGGCTGGACCTGCACGACGAGCGGGAGCGCCGTGACCTGCACCGGCACGCCCAACCTGAGTGCCGGGTCCAGCGTGGCCCTGACGGTCCCCGTGACGGTCGGCAGCGGCGCGGTGGGCACGATCACGAACCGCGCGAGTGTCGGCGGCGGCGGCGACCCCGACCCGATCCCCGACCCGGCGAGCTGCACGACCACCGGCGGTCAGTGCGCTGCGACCACCACCACCGTCACCACGCCCACGCCGCCTGCCGTGACCGGCACCTGCACCGTCAGCACGCCGTTCCGGCAGACCTTCGACACCAACGCCTCCAGCGGGGAGATCCGCAACCACACCTACCGGAGCGACCCGAACACCGTGACCGCCACCGACGGCACGTACACCTTCTGGCGGGACATCGACCGGACCGGCAACGGCGGGTACGCGCTGTACATGAACATCGCGAACTTCGAAGGCAAGAACGGTGGCGCCCTGACCACGCCGGGCCTGCTGTACGAGCAGAAGATCAACGTGCCCGCCGGGTCCGAGCTCACCTACAGCAACTGGGTGCGCAGCCACTCCAGCACCGCCACGCAGCTGCGCTACGTGTTCCGTGACGCGGGCGGCGCACTGCTGAAACAGTTCGACGGCGCCGTCGCGGGCACCGGCTACACCCAGCAGACCGTCCCGACCTTCACCGTGAGCGGCACGCAGGTCACCCTGCAGATCCTGACGCTGAAAGACGGCACCAGCGCCGACACCAACGTCCTGAAACTCGACGACCTGAACCTCGCCTGCCCCGTGCCGCCCAGGCCCAGCCTGACCATCACCAAGACCAGCAACGGCCCCTGGACCGTCGGCCAGACCGGCGCCACGTACACCCTGACGGTCAAGAACGGCAGCGCCGTCAACAGCACCGGCACCGTGACCGTGAAGGACCAGTTGCCCAGCGGGATCAGCGCGCCCGCCAGCTTCACGCCCGCCACGGGCTGGAGCTGCACGACCAGCGGGAGCGCCGTGACCTGCACCGGCACGCCCAACCTGAACGCCGGGTCCAGTGTGGCCCTGACGGTCCCCGTGACGGTCGGCGTGGGCGCGGTGGGCACGATCACGAACCGCGCGAGTGTCGGCGGCGGCGGCGACCCCGACCCGATCCCCGATCCCGGTACCTGCACGACCACCGGCGGGCAGTGCGCCACGACCACCACCACCGTCACCACGCCCGCCCCCGCCCCCGTCTGCTCGAAGGTGTACGCCCTGAACATCGCGCCCGGCGGGAACAACCTGAACGGCGTGACCATCAACGAACTGGACGTCACCACGAACACGGTCGGCGCGCAGATCGCCGCGCTGAGCGACTCGCTCTCCACGTCCCCCAGGTCCGCCACGCTGGGCATCTCGCCCGACGCGAAACGCTTCTTCGTCGCCACCGACGACAACCGCCTGCAGGTGTACGACACCAGCCTGAAAGCCTGGTACTCCGGCGGCACCTTCAGCGGCGTGTCCGGTCGCCTGGTCCGCATGGCTGTCACCAGTACCGGCGTCGGTTACGCCATGGACGGCACCGGCAACATCTGGTCCTTCACGACCGCCAGCAGCAGCGGCTACGTGGTCACGCCACTCGGGCTCCTGACCAGCACGTCCAGCGGCGCCCCCAGCTTCCGCGACAACGGCGACTTCTTCGCGGACAGCAGCGGCAAGCTGTACATGATCAGCGCCGTGACCGGCTCGACCAGCATCGACCTGTGGCTCATCACGCCCGCGGCCAGCAGCGCCAGCGCCGAGTACCTCGGCAGCTTCAGCAACCCCGCGCAGGACTCGCAGTTCGCCGGGATCGCCGCCGCGCCCAGCGGCATCTACGCCCGCGACAACCTGGGCCGCCTCGTGAAACTGGACCTCGTGAACGTCACGTACACCCCGGTCGGCACCGCCAGCCTGGGCTCCACCGACCTGGCCAGTTGCACCTACCCGGTCCTGGCCCCCAGCCTGAACGCCGTCAAGAGCGTGACCAAGGTCGCGGGGACCAGCGGTGACAAGGTGCAGCCCGGCGACACCCTGGAGTACCGCGTCGTGATCCGCAACAGCGGCACACTGCCCGCCGGAGGCGTGACTTTCAGCGACGCCCTCCCAGCGGGAACGACCTACGTGCCCGGCAGCGCCCGCGTGAACGGCGCGACCACCACCGTCACGAACGGCAGCAGCACCAGCCTGAGCGGCGCGTACCCCTTCGCGCAGCCGGTCGGGATCTGCTCCGGGCCGACCACGCCCTGCACCACGCAGGTCCTGCGGATCGACAGCACGCCCGGCACGCTGGACAACGAGGCGGTCGTGACCTTCCGCGTGACCGTGAACCTCCCCGCCAGCTACCCGGCGGACGTGCGCAACACCGCCCTGATCCGCTTTACCGGTGGCCCGAACGGCGGCGTGCCCAGCAACGAGGTCGTCACGCCCGTGTACCAGCCGGCGAAACTGACGGTCGTCAAGACCGTGCAGAACGTCACGGCGGGCGGCCCGGTCGGCACGACCGGCGAGGGGAACCCCGGCGACGTCCTGGAGTACTGCATCGCCACCACGAACGTCGGCGGGCTGAACGCCACGAACATCACCTTCAGCGACGTGGTCCCCGCCAACACCGCCTTCCAGGTGGGGGGCTTCGCGGCCGGGCAGGACATCAAGGTGACCACCCCGGCGGGCACGGTGTACTACACCGCCGCTGCCGACGGGGACGCCGGGCTGCTCAGCGGCGGGAAGGTCACGGTGCAGGCCGGCAGCTTCGTGCTGGCCCCCGCGCAGACCGTCACGTTCTGCTTCCGCGCCAGCATCCAGTAA
- a CDS encoding transposase, with the protein MPTKELPLHQHTVVDLFIIIYVYVDDYLKAAACSGLFTLPNEPHQKGSYAELMTIALVGDLLAQPSVQQWYAQVRATYGFLFPVLPDRTRYLRIQQNLERIYADLALRLPHFDDDTVYVIDSKPLVCCVGGRHKRPRAMTTATSGRGGQGGYGKTGFFYGFKLHAVIDDHGMLVRFAIVPGREGDPPVARALLEVQEARLVLGDRGYQGCGVYAQPKKNFKRPRPWWGAMRWVRKTIETVFSRLDRSFHLMLPQLNSERSIRAHVCRKVAAHNLGLFFGAF; encoded by the coding sequence ATGCCTACCAAAGAACTTCCGCTCCATCAGCATACCGTCGTCGACCTATTCATCATCATCTACGTCTACGTCGACGATTACCTCAAGGCCGCTGCGTGCAGCGGCCTTTTCACGCTCCCGAACGAGCCGCACCAGAAGGGCAGCTACGCTGAATTGATGACCATTGCGCTCGTCGGCGATTTGCTCGCACAGCCCTCGGTGCAGCAGTGGTACGCCCAGGTGCGAGCCACGTATGGCTTCCTCTTTCCCGTCCTTCCGGATCGCACGCGGTATCTGCGGATTCAACAGAATCTCGAACGGATCTACGCGGATCTCGCGTTGCGCCTGCCCCACTTCGACGACGACACGGTGTACGTCATCGACAGTAAGCCGCTGGTGTGTTGTGTCGGAGGGCGGCACAAACGGCCCAGAGCGATGACCACGGCCACCAGTGGCCGTGGTGGACAGGGAGGATACGGCAAAACGGGGTTCTTTTACGGCTTCAAACTGCATGCCGTGATCGACGATCACGGCATGCTCGTGCGCTTTGCCATTGTGCCAGGTCGAGAAGGTGACCCACCGGTGGCACGAGCACTCCTGGAAGTTCAGGAAGCCAGACTGGTCCTTGGGGATCGGGGATACCAGGGATGCGGCGTGTATGCGCAGCCGAAGAAGAACTTCAAAAGGCCGCGCCCCTGGTGGGGCGCGATGCGGTGGGTTCGGAAGACCATCGAGACTGTTTTTTCTCGGTTGGATCGTTCATTTCACTTGATGCTGCCGCAACTGAATTCAGAGCGCTCCATCCGGGCGCATGTGTGTCGGAAGGTTGCGGCACACAACCTGGGGCTTTTTTTCGGGGCATTCTGA
- the ubiE gene encoding bifunctional demethylmenaquinone methyltransferase/2-methoxy-6-polyprenyl-1,4-benzoquinol methylase UbiE: protein MTKRPAVGDKQDKGSDVQAMFASIAPRYDLLNRVLSLGVDKGWRRAAALEALALRPARVLDVATGTADFALELKTRAPQAEVIGSDFVPQMLAIGREKAAARRIDIRLEEGDALNLPYPDGSFDSITCAFGFRNFADYARGLAEFHRVLAPGGRAVILEFPPPRPGLLGSLFRVYFQHVLPRIGGLISGNASAYTYLPESVLAFPEPERLAQLMRATGFRTRYRLLTFGIAAIHVGDKLP from the coding sequence ATGACGAAGCGGCCCGCCGTGGGGGACAAGCAGGACAAGGGAAGTGACGTGCAGGCGATGTTCGCCAGCATCGCGCCCCGTTACGACCTTCTCAACCGCGTGCTGAGCCTCGGGGTGGATAAGGGCTGGCGGCGCGCGGCGGCCCTGGAGGCGCTGGCGCTGAGGCCTGCGCGGGTGCTGGACGTGGCGACCGGGACGGCGGATTTCGCGCTGGAACTCAAGACCCGCGCCCCGCAGGCCGAGGTGATCGGCAGTGACTTCGTGCCGCAGATGCTCGCCATCGGCCGCGAGAAGGCTGCCGCGCGGCGCATCGACATCCGCCTGGAGGAGGGGGACGCGCTGAACCTGCCGTACCCGGACGGGAGTTTCGATTCGATCACGTGTGCGTTCGGGTTCCGGAACTTCGCGGATTACGCGCGGGGCCTCGCGGAATTTCACCGGGTGCTCGCGCCGGGCGGGCGGGCCGTGATCCTGGAGTTCCCCCCGCCACGCCCGGGCCTGCTGGGGAGCCTGTTCCGCGTGTACTTCCAGCATGTGCTGCCGCGCATCGGTGGGCTGATCAGCGGGAACGCCTCGGCGTACACGTACCTGCCCGAGAGCGTGCTGGCCTTCCCGGAACCCGAACGACTGGCGCAACTGATGCGCGCCACGGGCTTCCGCACCCGGTACCGCCTGCTGACCTTCGGCATCGCCGCGATTCACGTGGGGGACAAGCTGCCGTAA
- a CDS encoding ABC transporter ATP-binding protein → MTQPSLPARDLWRTLRLTLPDLWRAQPLVTAGLFLSGAAQGALPAVTILIGKWTVDGVSGLLAGQSVNLPALAGAWAGAALLSQVTATVTQVMQGVAADHYTLHVNQRLMRRMTELQGLDVLEDPQFHDDIEVLQGGASHRPLNLLSTLVYALRNVVAAISVAATLLLVGWWVPLVVVAGLLPLMTRQMQFYRLGWSLFIQKTPEAREVNYLSRVALRHEYAKEVRLYGLAPHLQREALTRTRAYQNSLRAQRTRGLLALLPFEALSLLVTGGLFAFVVAQAQAGRVGAGSVALVVTALAALRQELSGLAEMGSIGTQHLSWFAKLDAFLNAPGGVQSPARPQPTPADGTITLENVSFAYRDQPPALRDVTLTIPAGQTVAIVGENGAGKSTLIKLLLRYYDPTSGRILIGTGAAQTDLRDLDLNDWRAGVAAIFQDFARFEWTLRENILLGQAQDDARLNAAVQGSGLNTVLTGTRTLDTRLGQAFGGAELSGGQWQKLATARALYRGARVLILDEPTAALDPRSEAEVFGTFAALARGRTTLLVTHRLGSVLMADRVLVMKAGQVIEDGTHAALLARGGEYADLWALQARQYEDQPGEPVPA, encoded by the coding sequence ATGACCCAGCCCTCCCTGCCTGCCCGTGACCTGTGGCGCACCCTGCGCCTGACCCTGCCGGACCTGTGGCGTGCCCAGCCGCTCGTCACGGCGGGCCTGTTCCTGAGCGGCGCGGCGCAGGGTGCGCTGCCCGCCGTGACCATATTGATCGGGAAGTGGACGGTGGACGGCGTGAGCGGCCTGCTGGCCGGGCAGAGCGTGAACCTCCCGGCGCTGGCGGGCGCGTGGGCGGGCGCAGCGCTGCTGTCACAGGTCACGGCGACCGTCACGCAGGTCATGCAGGGCGTCGCCGCCGATCACTACACCCTGCACGTGAACCAGCGCCTGATGCGCCGCATGACCGAACTGCAGGGCCTGGACGTGCTGGAAGACCCGCAGTTTCACGACGACATCGAGGTCCTTCAGGGCGGCGCGAGTCACCGGCCGCTGAACCTGCTGTCCACGCTGGTGTACGCCCTGCGGAACGTCGTGGCGGCGATCAGCGTGGCGGCCACGCTGCTGCTGGTCGGGTGGTGGGTGCCGCTGGTGGTCGTGGCGGGCCTGCTGCCGCTGATGACGCGGCAGATGCAGTTCTACCGGCTGGGCTGGAGCCTGTTCATCCAGAAGACCCCCGAGGCGCGCGAGGTGAACTACCTGTCCCGCGTGGCGCTGCGGCACGAGTACGCCAAGGAGGTCCGCCTGTACGGCCTCGCCCCGCACCTGCAACGCGAGGCGCTGACCCGCACCCGCGCGTACCAGAACAGCCTGCGCGCCCAGCGCACGCGCGGCCTGCTGGCCCTGCTCCCCTTCGAGGCGCTGTCCCTGCTGGTCACCGGGGGCCTGTTCGCGTTCGTGGTCGCGCAGGCGCAGGCCGGGCGGGTCGGAGCGGGCAGCGTGGCGCTGGTCGTCACGGCCCTGGCGGCCCTGCGGCAGGAACTGAGCGGCCTGGCCGAGATGGGCAGCATCGGCACGCAGCACCTGAGCTGGTTCGCCAAGCTGGACGCGTTCCTGAACGCCCCCGGCGGCGTGCAGAGCCCCGCCCGGCCCCAGCCCACGCCCGCAGACGGCACGATCACCCTGGAGAACGTCAGCTTCGCGTACCGCGACCAGCCGCCCGCGCTGCGGGACGTGACCCTGACCATCCCCGCCGGACAGACCGTCGCCATCGTCGGCGAGAACGGCGCGGGCAAGAGCACCCTGATCAAACTGCTGCTGCGCTACTACGACCCCACCTCCGGGCGCATCCTGATCGGCACGGGCGCGGCGCAGACCGACCTGCGCGACCTCGACCTGAACGACTGGCGGGCAGGCGTCGCCGCCATCTTCCAGGACTTCGCCCGCTTCGAATGGACGCTGCGCGAGAACATCCTCCTGGGGCAGGCGCAGGACGACGCCCGCCTGAACGCCGCCGTGCAGGGCAGCGGCCTGAACACCGTCCTGACGGGCACCCGCACGCTCGACACCCGCCTGGGGCAGGCGTTCGGCGGCGCGGAGCTCTCCGGCGGCCAGTGGCAGAAACTCGCCACCGCCCGCGCCCTGTACAGAGGCGCCCGCGTGCTGATCCTCGACGAACCCACCGCCGCCCTCGACCCCCGCAGCGAGGCCGAGGTGTTCGGCACCTTCGCCGCCCTGGCACGCGGCCGCACCACGCTGCTCGTCACGCACCGCCTCGGCAGCGTCCTGATGGCCGACCGGGTCCTCGTCATGAAGGCCGGGCAGGTCATCGAGGACGGCACCCACGCCGCCCTCCTCGCGCGCGGCGGCGAGTACGCCGACCTGTGGGCCCTCCAGGCCCGCCAGTACGAGGATCAGCCCGGCGAGCCCGTCCCGGCCTGA